A genomic segment from Sphingomonas astaxanthinifaciens DSM 22298 encodes:
- a CDS encoding MFS transporter: MPTDEANAPAHPRWTLLACILASSLSFVEGSVLNVALPAIRASFSAGASEVQWVVNAYLLPLSALLLLGGALGDHYGRRRLLILGTGLFGAASLLCALAPGLALLLAGRVLQGIGAALLLPNSLALLNATFEGEARGRAIGIWAAVGAGAAAIAPLIGGWLVDHVGWPAIFYINLPLAAGAMLIAARFAAESRNPDAARTDYPGALLATLGLFGVTYALTLWSVALAVTPTIVGLGVAGLVLLGLFLWVEAKRGDKAMMPLAMFANRCFVGTNLLTFLLYGAFGAVMLLIPYVLIEAAGYSPLQAGLALTPLAVVIAVASPLMGKLAARIGGRIPLTAGPVLVGAGLLLAQRIGVEGRYMIDVLPAILVLAAGMALAVAPLTSTVLSSVDQRHAGTASGLNSAVARTGGLIATALLGAVLAAKGEALVSAFHTTLLVAAVVSALAGLAAWLTVAGPEPQKRTAAEA; this comes from the coding sequence ATGCCGACTGACGAGGCCAACGCCCCCGCGCATCCCCGCTGGACGCTCCTTGCCTGCATCCTCGCTTCGAGCCTGAGCTTCGTCGAAGGCTCGGTGCTGAACGTCGCGCTGCCCGCGATCCGTGCCAGCTTCTCGGCCGGGGCGAGCGAGGTGCAATGGGTGGTGAACGCCTATCTGCTGCCCTTGTCGGCGCTGCTGCTGCTCGGCGGCGCGCTCGGCGATCATTACGGCCGCAGGCGCCTGCTGATCCTCGGCACCGGCCTGTTCGGCGCGGCCTCGCTGCTCTGCGCGCTCGCGCCGGGGCTGGCGCTGCTGCTGGCCGGCCGGGTGCTACAGGGGATCGGCGCGGCGCTGCTGCTGCCCAACAGCCTCGCGCTATTGAATGCCACCTTCGAGGGCGAGGCACGCGGCCGGGCGATCGGGATCTGGGCGGCGGTCGGCGCCGGCGCCGCGGCGATTGCCCCGCTGATCGGCGGCTGGCTGGTCGACCATGTCGGCTGGCCCGCCATCTTCTACATCAACCTGCCGCTCGCCGCCGGGGCGATGCTGATCGCGGCCCGCTTCGCCGCCGAGAGCCGCAATCCCGACGCGGCGCGAACCGATTATCCGGGCGCCCTGCTCGCGACGCTCGGCCTTTTCGGCGTCACCTATGCCCTCACCCTCTGGTCGGTCGCGCTGGCCGTCACCCCGACCATCGTCGGGCTGGGCGTCGCCGGGCTGGTCCTTCTCGGCCTGTTCCTGTGGGTCGAGGCGAAGCGCGGCGACAAGGCGATGATGCCGCTCGCCATGTTCGCCAACCGCTGCTTCGTCGGGACCAATCTCCTCACCTTCCTCCTCTACGGGGCCTTCGGCGCGGTGATGCTGCTCATTCCCTATGTGCTGATCGAGGCCGCGGGCTATTCGCCGCTCCAGGCGGGCCTTGCCCTGACCCCACTGGCGGTGGTGATCGCGGTCGCCTCGCCGCTGATGGGCAAGCTCGCCGCACGCATTGGCGGACGGATTCCCCTTACCGCCGGGCCGGTGCTGGTCGGGGCCGGGCTGCTGCTCGCCCAGCGGATCGGGGTCGAGGGCCGCTACATGATCGACGTGCTGCCCGCGATCCTGGTCCTCGCCGCGGGCATGGCGCTGGCGGTCGCGCCGCTCACCAGCACCGTCCTCTCCTCGGTCGACCAGCGCCATGCCGGGACCGCGAGCGGCCTCAACAGCGCGGTGGCGCGGACCGGGGGCCTGATCGCGACCGCGCTGCTGGGCGCGGTGCTGGCGGCGAAGGGCGAAGCGCTGGTCAGCGCCTTCCACACCACCCTGCTGGTCGCGGCGGTCGTCAGCGCCCTTGCCGGTCTCGCCGCCTGGCTGACCGTCGCCGGCCCCGAACCGCAAAAAAGAACGGCCGCCGAAGCCTGA
- a CDS encoding nuclear transport factor 2 family protein → MTAIDTVSSLYRAFGESDMDTVGRLLADTHWNEAAGGPYGGVYRGFEEVAGNVFGRIAADVRDFSARPDELLAIGTDRVLALGTYRGETDAGPMAIRFGHLWTVAEGRISHFEQFTDTHHWRVATAS, encoded by the coding sequence ATGACGGCAATCGACACGGTGAGCAGCCTTTATCGGGCGTTTGGCGAGAGTGACATGGACACGGTCGGTCGCCTTCTCGCCGACACCCACTGGAACGAAGCGGCGGGCGGACCTTATGGCGGCGTCTATCGTGGCTTCGAGGAAGTCGCGGGCAATGTCTTCGGTCGGATCGCGGCCGACGTTCGCGACTTCTCCGCGCGTCCCGACGAACTGCTCGCCATCGGCACGGACCGGGTCCTCGCGCTCGGAACCTATCGCGGCGAGACCGATGCCGGGCCGATGGCGATCCGCTTCGGCCATTTGTGGACCGTCGCCGAGGGCCGGATCAGCCACTTCGAGCAATTCACCGACACCCATCATTGGCGGGTCGCGACGGCGAGCTGA
- the mutL gene encoding DNA mismatch repair endonuclease MutL, giving the protein MSIRRLPSHLVDRIAAGEVVERPASALKELVENSLDAGATQVDVRLGGGGLDLVEVSDDGSGMSPADMALAIERHATSKLPNEAIEEVASFGFRGEALPSIASVARFTLDSRVRGSDGWRLEVDHGARISEGPAALPPGTRVRVEGLFAKVPARRKFLRSPRAEYAACLDTVRRLAMARPDVAFTLDHDGRRILSLAPVALPARVASILDHGLAEHGLPIDLQRGEVRLGGVVSLPTFTRGAADQQYLFVNGRPVKDRLLVGALRAAYQDLIARERSPIVALFLDLPGKEIDINVHPAKTEVRFADPQGVRGLIVGGLRSALDQAGHRSAARTQAAAPVNWTSELDVMRHPGEGRDLGEPIERPWPEVPAFAGTTLVNDDQRLFAAAPAARAEPATAPVPDHPLGVARGQVANTYIVAEAADGLVIVDQHAAHERLVLERLKRGAGNGGVAVQALLLPEVVELDEPDADRLEDAAADLQAFGLEIERFGPNAVLVRGTPAPLGRLDIHGLVRDLAAEIAELGGPQALKARLDLLAATFACHHSVRAGRVLSVAEMNALLREMEVTPHSGHCNHGRPTWVKLAHGDIERLFGRR; this is encoded by the coding sequence ATGTCAATAAGAAGGCTTCCTTCTCACCTCGTTGATCGAATCGCCGCAGGCGAGGTGGTCGAGCGCCCGGCGAGCGCGCTGAAGGAGCTGGTGGAAAACAGCCTCGACGCTGGGGCGACCCAGGTCGACGTCCGGCTCGGCGGTGGCGGGCTCGACCTCGTCGAGGTGAGCGACGACGGCTCGGGCATGAGCCCCGCCGACATGGCGCTCGCGATCGAGCGGCACGCGACTTCCAAGCTCCCGAACGAGGCGATCGAAGAGGTGGCGAGCTTCGGCTTCCGCGGCGAGGCGCTGCCGTCGATCGCCAGCGTCGCCCGCTTCACGCTCGACAGCCGGGTGCGGGGGAGCGACGGATGGCGGCTCGAGGTCGACCATGGGGCGAGGATCAGCGAGGGACCGGCCGCGCTTCCGCCCGGCACCCGGGTCCGGGTCGAGGGGCTGTTCGCCAAGGTGCCCGCGCGGCGCAAGTTCCTTCGTTCCCCGCGCGCCGAATATGCCGCCTGCCTCGACACCGTCCGCCGGCTGGCGATGGCGCGGCCCGACGTCGCCTTCACGCTCGATCATGACGGCCGCCGGATCCTGTCGCTGGCACCCGTCGCGCTGCCCGCGCGGGTGGCATCGATCCTCGACCATGGGCTGGCCGAGCACGGGCTTCCGATCGATCTCCAGCGCGGGGAGGTTCGGCTTGGCGGCGTGGTCAGCCTGCCGACCTTCACCCGTGGCGCGGCCGACCAGCAATATCTGTTCGTGAACGGCCGCCCGGTGAAGGACCGGCTCCTCGTTGGCGCGCTCCGGGCCGCCTACCAGGACCTGATCGCGCGCGAGCGCTCGCCGATCGTCGCCCTGTTCCTCGACCTTCCCGGGAAAGAGATCGACATCAACGTCCACCCCGCCAAGACTGAGGTCCGCTTCGCCGATCCGCAGGGCGTGCGCGGGCTGATCGTCGGCGGCTTGCGGAGCGCGCTCGACCAGGCCGGGCACCGCAGCGCCGCGCGGACCCAGGCGGCCGCGCCGGTCAACTGGACCAGCGAGCTGGACGTCATGCGTCATCCCGGCGAAGGCCGGGACCTCGGCGAACCGATCGAGCGACCCTGGCCTGAGGTCCCGGCCTTCGCCGGGACGACGCTGGTCAACGACGACCAGCGCCTGTTCGCCGCCGCGCCCGCCGCCCGCGCCGAACCGGCGACCGCACCGGTCCCCGACCATCCGCTCGGCGTCGCCCGCGGGCAGGTCGCCAATACCTATATCGTCGCCGAGGCAGCCGATGGCCTCGTCATCGTCGACCAGCATGCCGCGCACGAGCGGCTGGTGCTCGAGCGGCTGAAGCGGGGGGCCGGCAATGGCGGGGTCGCGGTGCAGGCGCTGCTGCTGCCCGAGGTGGTCGAGCTGGACGAGCCCGACGCCGACCGGCTCGAGGACGCCGCCGCCGACCTCCAGGCCTTCGGGCTCGAGATCGAGCGGTTCGGCCCGAATGCGGTGCTGGTCCGCGGCACGCCGGCGCCCTTGGGCCGGCTCGACATTCACGGTCTCGTCCGCGACCTCGCCGCCGAGATCGCCGAGCTGGGCGGTCCGCAGGCATTGAAGGCCCGGCTCGACCTCCTCGCCGCCACCTTCGCCTGCCACCACAGCGTGCGCGCCGGCCGCGTGTTGAGCGTCGCCGAAATGAATGCGCTGCTGCGCGAAATGGAGGTGACGCCCCACTCGGGCCATTGCAACCACGGCCGCCCGACCTGGGTGAAGCTAGCCCATGGCGATATCGAGCGACTGTTCGGCCGCCGCTAA